A DNA window from Parus major isolate Abel chromosome 9, Parus_major1.1, whole genome shotgun sequence contains the following coding sequences:
- the AP2M1 gene encoding AP-2 complex subunit mu isoform X3, which produces MIGGLFIYNHKGEVLISRVYRDDIGNRRNAVDAFRVNVIHARQQVRSPVTNIARTSFFHVKRSNIWLAAVTKQNVNAAMVFEFLYKMCDVMTAYFGKISEENIKNNFVLIYELLDEILDFGYPQNSETGALKTFITQQGIKSQTKEEQSQITSQVTGQIGWRREGIKYRRNELFLDVLESVNLLMSPQGQVLSAHVSGRVVMKSYLSGMPECKFGMNDKIVIEKQGKGTADETGKSELGSGKQSIAIDDCTFHQCVRLSKFDSERSISFIPPDGEFELMRYRTTKDIILPFRVIPLVREVGRTKLEVKVVIKSNFKPSLLAQKIEVRIPTPLNTSGVQVICMKGKAKYKASENAIVWKIKRMAGMKESQISAEIELLPTNDKKKWARPPISMNFEVPFAPSGLKVRYLKVFEPKLNYSDHDVIKWVRYIGRSGIYETRC; this is translated from the exons ATGATCGGAGGCTTGTTCATCTATAATCACAAAGGAGAGGTTTTAATCTCTCGTGTCTACCGGGATGACATCGG CAATAG GCGCAATGCCGTGGACGCGTTCCGCGTCAATGTCATCCACGCACGGCAGCAGGTGCGCTCGCCTGTCACCAACATCGCCCGCACAAGTTTCTTCCATGTCAAGCGCTCCAACATCTGGCTGGCTGCTGTCACCAAGCAGAATGTCAACGCTGCCATGGTATTCGAGTTTCTTTACAAGATGTGTGACGTGATGACTGCCTACTTCGGGAAGATCAGTGAGGAGAACATAAAGAACAACTTTGTGCTGATCTACGAGCTGCTGGATG AAATCCTGGACTTTGGCTATCCTCAGAACTCTGAAACAGGGGCCCTGAAGACTTTCATCACTCAGCAAGGCATCAAGAGTCAG ACCAAGGAAGAGCAGTCCCAGATCACCAGCCAGGTGACTGGACAGATTGGATGGAGACGTGAAGGAATCAAATACCGTCGCAATGAGCTCTTTCTTGATGTGCTGGAGAGTGTGAATCTCTTAATGTCCCCACAGG GTCAGGTTTTGAGTGCCCATGTCTCTGGCAGAGTGGTGATGAAGAGTTATCTGAGTGGAATGCCAGAGTGCAAGTTTGGCATGAATGACAAGATTGTCATTGAAAAACAGGGCAAAGGGACTGCGGATGAAACGGGGAAAAG TGAATTGGGAAG tGGCAAACAGTCAATTGCCATTGATGACTGCACTTTCCACCAGTGTGTGAGGCTCAGCAAGTTTGATTCTGAGAGGAGCATCAGCTTCATTCCACCAGATGGAGAATTTGAGCTCATGAG ATACCGAACCACGAAGGACATTATCCTTCCCTTCCGTGTGATCCCACTGGTGCGGGAGGTGGGCCGGACTAAGCTGGAAGTGAAGGTGGTGATCAAATCAAATTTCAAACCTTCCTTGCTGGCCCAGAAGATAGAG GTCCGGATCCCAACACCCCTCAATACCAGTGGAGTGCAAGTCATCTGCATGAAAGGGAAGGCAAAGTACAAGGCCAGTGAGAATGCCATTGTTTGGAA GATAAAACGTATGGCTGGAATGAAGGAATCCCAGATCAGTGCGGAGATTGAACTGCTGCCCACCAATGACAAGAAGAAGTGGGCTCGGCCTCCCATCTCCATGAACTTTGAG GTCCCATTTGCACCCTCTGGGCTGAAGGTGCGCTACCTGAAAGTCTTTGAGCCAAAGCTGAACTACAGTGACCACGATGTGATAAAATGGGTGAGGTACATCGGCAGGAGTGGGATCTACGAGACCAGATGCTAG
- the AP2M1 gene encoding AP-2 complex subunit mu isoform X5, with the protein MIGGLFIYNHKGEVLISRVYRDDIGRNAVDAFRVNVIHARQQVRSPVTNIARTSFFHVKRSNIWLAAVTKQNVNAAMVFEFLYKMCDVMTAYFGKISEENIKNNFVLIYELLDEILDFGYPQNSETGALKTFITQQGIKSQTKEEQSQITSQVTGQIGWRREGIKYRRNELFLDVLESVNLLMSPQGQVLSAHVSGRVVMKSYLSGMPECKFGMNDKIVIEKQGKGTADETGKSELGSGKQSIAIDDCTFHQCVRLSKFDSERSISFIPPDGEFELMRYRTTKDIILPFRVIPLVREVGRTKLEVKVVIKSNFKPSLLAQKIEVRIPTPLNTSGVQVICMKGKAKYKASENAIVWKIKRMAGMKESQISAEIELLPTNDKKKWARPPISMNFEVPFAPSGLKVRYLKVFEPKLNYSDHDVIKWVRYIGRSGIYETRC; encoded by the exons ATGATCGGAGGCTTGTTCATCTATAATCACAAAGGAGAGGTTTTAATCTCTCGTGTCTACCGGGATGACATCGG GCGCAATGCCGTGGACGCGTTCCGCGTCAATGTCATCCACGCACGGCAGCAGGTGCGCTCGCCTGTCACCAACATCGCCCGCACAAGTTTCTTCCATGTCAAGCGCTCCAACATCTGGCTGGCTGCTGTCACCAAGCAGAATGTCAACGCTGCCATGGTATTCGAGTTTCTTTACAAGATGTGTGACGTGATGACTGCCTACTTCGGGAAGATCAGTGAGGAGAACATAAAGAACAACTTTGTGCTGATCTACGAGCTGCTGGATG AAATCCTGGACTTTGGCTATCCTCAGAACTCTGAAACAGGGGCCCTGAAGACTTTCATCACTCAGCAAGGCATCAAGAGTCAG ACCAAGGAAGAGCAGTCCCAGATCACCAGCCAGGTGACTGGACAGATTGGATGGAGACGTGAAGGAATCAAATACCGTCGCAATGAGCTCTTTCTTGATGTGCTGGAGAGTGTGAATCTCTTAATGTCCCCACAGG GTCAGGTTTTGAGTGCCCATGTCTCTGGCAGAGTGGTGATGAAGAGTTATCTGAGTGGAATGCCAGAGTGCAAGTTTGGCATGAATGACAAGATTGTCATTGAAAAACAGGGCAAAGGGACTGCGGATGAAACGGGGAAAAG TGAATTGGGAAG tGGCAAACAGTCAATTGCCATTGATGACTGCACTTTCCACCAGTGTGTGAGGCTCAGCAAGTTTGATTCTGAGAGGAGCATCAGCTTCATTCCACCAGATGGAGAATTTGAGCTCATGAG ATACCGAACCACGAAGGACATTATCCTTCCCTTCCGTGTGATCCCACTGGTGCGGGAGGTGGGCCGGACTAAGCTGGAAGTGAAGGTGGTGATCAAATCAAATTTCAAACCTTCCTTGCTGGCCCAGAAGATAGAG GTCCGGATCCCAACACCCCTCAATACCAGTGGAGTGCAAGTCATCTGCATGAAAGGGAAGGCAAAGTACAAGGCCAGTGAGAATGCCATTGTTTGGAA GATAAAACGTATGGCTGGAATGAAGGAATCCCAGATCAGTGCGGAGATTGAACTGCTGCCCACCAATGACAAGAAGAAGTGGGCTCGGCCTCCCATCTCCATGAACTTTGAG GTCCCATTTGCACCCTCTGGGCTGAAGGTGCGCTACCTGAAAGTCTTTGAGCCAAAGCTGAACTACAGTGACCACGATGTGATAAAATGGGTGAGGTACATCGGCAGGAGTGGGATCTACGAGACCAGATGCTAG
- the AP2M1 gene encoding AP-2 complex subunit mu isoform X7 — protein sequence MIGGLFIYNHKGEVLISRVYRDDIGNRRNAVDAFRVNVIHARQQVRSPVTNIARTSFFHVKRSNIWLAAVTKQNVNAAMVFEFLYKMCDVMTAYFGKISEENIKNNFVLIYELLDEILDFGYPQNSETGALKTFITQQGIKSQTKEEQSQITSQVTGQIGWRREGIKYRRNELFLDVLESVNLLMSPQGQVLSAHVSGRVVMKSYLSGMPECKFGMNDKIVIEKQGKGTADETGKSGKQSIAIDDCTFHQCVRLSKFDSERSISFIPPDGEFELMRYRTTKDIILPFRVIPLVREVGRTKLEVKVVIKSNFKPSLLAQKIEVRIPTPLNTSGVQVICMKGKAKYKASENAIVWKIKRMAGMKESQISAEIELLPTNDKKKWARPPISMNFEVPFAPSGLKVRYLKVFEPKLNYSDHDVIKWVRYIGRSGIYETRC from the exons ATGATCGGAGGCTTGTTCATCTATAATCACAAAGGAGAGGTTTTAATCTCTCGTGTCTACCGGGATGACATCGG CAATAG GCGCAATGCCGTGGACGCGTTCCGCGTCAATGTCATCCACGCACGGCAGCAGGTGCGCTCGCCTGTCACCAACATCGCCCGCACAAGTTTCTTCCATGTCAAGCGCTCCAACATCTGGCTGGCTGCTGTCACCAAGCAGAATGTCAACGCTGCCATGGTATTCGAGTTTCTTTACAAGATGTGTGACGTGATGACTGCCTACTTCGGGAAGATCAGTGAGGAGAACATAAAGAACAACTTTGTGCTGATCTACGAGCTGCTGGATG AAATCCTGGACTTTGGCTATCCTCAGAACTCTGAAACAGGGGCCCTGAAGACTTTCATCACTCAGCAAGGCATCAAGAGTCAG ACCAAGGAAGAGCAGTCCCAGATCACCAGCCAGGTGACTGGACAGATTGGATGGAGACGTGAAGGAATCAAATACCGTCGCAATGAGCTCTTTCTTGATGTGCTGGAGAGTGTGAATCTCTTAATGTCCCCACAGG GTCAGGTTTTGAGTGCCCATGTCTCTGGCAGAGTGGTGATGAAGAGTTATCTGAGTGGAATGCCAGAGTGCAAGTTTGGCATGAATGACAAGATTGTCATTGAAAAACAGGGCAAAGGGACTGCGGATGAAACGGGGAAAAG tGGCAAACAGTCAATTGCCATTGATGACTGCACTTTCCACCAGTGTGTGAGGCTCAGCAAGTTTGATTCTGAGAGGAGCATCAGCTTCATTCCACCAGATGGAGAATTTGAGCTCATGAG ATACCGAACCACGAAGGACATTATCCTTCCCTTCCGTGTGATCCCACTGGTGCGGGAGGTGGGCCGGACTAAGCTGGAAGTGAAGGTGGTGATCAAATCAAATTTCAAACCTTCCTTGCTGGCCCAGAAGATAGAG GTCCGGATCCCAACACCCCTCAATACCAGTGGAGTGCAAGTCATCTGCATGAAAGGGAAGGCAAAGTACAAGGCCAGTGAGAATGCCATTGTTTGGAA GATAAAACGTATGGCTGGAATGAAGGAATCCCAGATCAGTGCGGAGATTGAACTGCTGCCCACCAATGACAAGAAGAAGTGGGCTCGGCCTCCCATCTCCATGAACTTTGAG GTCCCATTTGCACCCTCTGGGCTGAAGGTGCGCTACCTGAAAGTCTTTGAGCCAAAGCTGAACTACAGTGACCACGATGTGATAAAATGGGTGAGGTACATCGGCAGGAGTGGGATCTACGAGACCAGATGCTAG
- the AP2M1 gene encoding AP-2 complex subunit mu isoform X1 — protein sequence MIGGLFIYNHKGEVLISRVYRDDIGNRRNAVDAFRVNVIHARQQVRSPVTNIARTSFFHVKRSNIWLAAVTKQNVNAAMVFEFLYKMCDVMTAYFGKISEENIKNNFVLIYELLDEILDFGYPQNSETGALKTFITQQGIKSQHQTKEEQSQITSQVTGQIGWRREGIKYRRNELFLDVLESVNLLMSPQGQVLSAHVSGRVVMKSYLSGMPECKFGMNDKIVIEKQGKGTADETGKSELGSGKQSIAIDDCTFHQCVRLSKFDSERSISFIPPDGEFELMRYRTTKDIILPFRVIPLVREVGRTKLEVKVVIKSNFKPSLLAQKIEVRIPTPLNTSGVQVICMKGKAKYKASENAIVWKIKRMAGMKESQISAEIELLPTNDKKKWARPPISMNFEVPFAPSGLKVRYLKVFEPKLNYSDHDVIKWVRYIGRSGIYETRC from the exons ATGATCGGAGGCTTGTTCATCTATAATCACAAAGGAGAGGTTTTAATCTCTCGTGTCTACCGGGATGACATCGG CAATAG GCGCAATGCCGTGGACGCGTTCCGCGTCAATGTCATCCACGCACGGCAGCAGGTGCGCTCGCCTGTCACCAACATCGCCCGCACAAGTTTCTTCCATGTCAAGCGCTCCAACATCTGGCTGGCTGCTGTCACCAAGCAGAATGTCAACGCTGCCATGGTATTCGAGTTTCTTTACAAGATGTGTGACGTGATGACTGCCTACTTCGGGAAGATCAGTGAGGAGAACATAAAGAACAACTTTGTGCTGATCTACGAGCTGCTGGATG AAATCCTGGACTTTGGCTATCCTCAGAACTCTGAAACAGGGGCCCTGAAGACTTTCATCACTCAGCAAGGCATCAAGAGTCAG CATCAG ACCAAGGAAGAGCAGTCCCAGATCACCAGCCAGGTGACTGGACAGATTGGATGGAGACGTGAAGGAATCAAATACCGTCGCAATGAGCTCTTTCTTGATGTGCTGGAGAGTGTGAATCTCTTAATGTCCCCACAGG GTCAGGTTTTGAGTGCCCATGTCTCTGGCAGAGTGGTGATGAAGAGTTATCTGAGTGGAATGCCAGAGTGCAAGTTTGGCATGAATGACAAGATTGTCATTGAAAAACAGGGCAAAGGGACTGCGGATGAAACGGGGAAAAG TGAATTGGGAAG tGGCAAACAGTCAATTGCCATTGATGACTGCACTTTCCACCAGTGTGTGAGGCTCAGCAAGTTTGATTCTGAGAGGAGCATCAGCTTCATTCCACCAGATGGAGAATTTGAGCTCATGAG ATACCGAACCACGAAGGACATTATCCTTCCCTTCCGTGTGATCCCACTGGTGCGGGAGGTGGGCCGGACTAAGCTGGAAGTGAAGGTGGTGATCAAATCAAATTTCAAACCTTCCTTGCTGGCCCAGAAGATAGAG GTCCGGATCCCAACACCCCTCAATACCAGTGGAGTGCAAGTCATCTGCATGAAAGGGAAGGCAAAGTACAAGGCCAGTGAGAATGCCATTGTTTGGAA GATAAAACGTATGGCTGGAATGAAGGAATCCCAGATCAGTGCGGAGATTGAACTGCTGCCCACCAATGACAAGAAGAAGTGGGCTCGGCCTCCCATCTCCATGAACTTTGAG GTCCCATTTGCACCCTCTGGGCTGAAGGTGCGCTACCTGAAAGTCTTTGAGCCAAAGCTGAACTACAGTGACCACGATGTGATAAAATGGGTGAGGTACATCGGCAGGAGTGGGATCTACGAGACCAGATGCTAG
- the AP2M1 gene encoding AP-2 complex subunit mu isoform X4, whose protein sequence is MIGGLFIYNHKGEVLISRVYRDDIGNRRNAVDAFRVNVIHARQQVRSPVTNIARTSFFHVKRSNIWLAAVTKQNVNAAMVFEFLYKMCDVMTAYFGKISEENIKNNFVLIYELLDEILDFGYPQNSETGALKTFITQQGIKSQHQTKEEQSQITSQVTGQIGWRREGIKYRRNELFLDVLESVNLLMSPQGQVLSAHVSGRVVMKSYLSGMPECKFGMNDKIVIEKQGKGTADETGKSGKQSIAIDDCTFHQCVRLSKFDSERSISFIPPDGEFELMRYRTTKDIILPFRVIPLVREVGRTKLEVKVVIKSNFKPSLLAQKIEVRIPTPLNTSGVQVICMKGKAKYKASENAIVWKIKRMAGMKESQISAEIELLPTNDKKKWARPPISMNFEVPFAPSGLKVRYLKVFEPKLNYSDHDVIKWVRYIGRSGIYETRC, encoded by the exons ATGATCGGAGGCTTGTTCATCTATAATCACAAAGGAGAGGTTTTAATCTCTCGTGTCTACCGGGATGACATCGG CAATAG GCGCAATGCCGTGGACGCGTTCCGCGTCAATGTCATCCACGCACGGCAGCAGGTGCGCTCGCCTGTCACCAACATCGCCCGCACAAGTTTCTTCCATGTCAAGCGCTCCAACATCTGGCTGGCTGCTGTCACCAAGCAGAATGTCAACGCTGCCATGGTATTCGAGTTTCTTTACAAGATGTGTGACGTGATGACTGCCTACTTCGGGAAGATCAGTGAGGAGAACATAAAGAACAACTTTGTGCTGATCTACGAGCTGCTGGATG AAATCCTGGACTTTGGCTATCCTCAGAACTCTGAAACAGGGGCCCTGAAGACTTTCATCACTCAGCAAGGCATCAAGAGTCAG CATCAG ACCAAGGAAGAGCAGTCCCAGATCACCAGCCAGGTGACTGGACAGATTGGATGGAGACGTGAAGGAATCAAATACCGTCGCAATGAGCTCTTTCTTGATGTGCTGGAGAGTGTGAATCTCTTAATGTCCCCACAGG GTCAGGTTTTGAGTGCCCATGTCTCTGGCAGAGTGGTGATGAAGAGTTATCTGAGTGGAATGCCAGAGTGCAAGTTTGGCATGAATGACAAGATTGTCATTGAAAAACAGGGCAAAGGGACTGCGGATGAAACGGGGAAAAG tGGCAAACAGTCAATTGCCATTGATGACTGCACTTTCCACCAGTGTGTGAGGCTCAGCAAGTTTGATTCTGAGAGGAGCATCAGCTTCATTCCACCAGATGGAGAATTTGAGCTCATGAG ATACCGAACCACGAAGGACATTATCCTTCCCTTCCGTGTGATCCCACTGGTGCGGGAGGTGGGCCGGACTAAGCTGGAAGTGAAGGTGGTGATCAAATCAAATTTCAAACCTTCCTTGCTGGCCCAGAAGATAGAG GTCCGGATCCCAACACCCCTCAATACCAGTGGAGTGCAAGTCATCTGCATGAAAGGGAAGGCAAAGTACAAGGCCAGTGAGAATGCCATTGTTTGGAA GATAAAACGTATGGCTGGAATGAAGGAATCCCAGATCAGTGCGGAGATTGAACTGCTGCCCACCAATGACAAGAAGAAGTGGGCTCGGCCTCCCATCTCCATGAACTTTGAG GTCCCATTTGCACCCTCTGGGCTGAAGGTGCGCTACCTGAAAGTCTTTGAGCCAAAGCTGAACTACAGTGACCACGATGTGATAAAATGGGTGAGGTACATCGGCAGGAGTGGGATCTACGAGACCAGATGCTAG
- the AP2M1 gene encoding AP-2 complex subunit mu isoform X2, whose translation MIGGLFIYNHKGEVLISRVYRDDIGRNAVDAFRVNVIHARQQVRSPVTNIARTSFFHVKRSNIWLAAVTKQNVNAAMVFEFLYKMCDVMTAYFGKISEENIKNNFVLIYELLDEILDFGYPQNSETGALKTFITQQGIKSQHQTKEEQSQITSQVTGQIGWRREGIKYRRNELFLDVLESVNLLMSPQGQVLSAHVSGRVVMKSYLSGMPECKFGMNDKIVIEKQGKGTADETGKSELGSGKQSIAIDDCTFHQCVRLSKFDSERSISFIPPDGEFELMRYRTTKDIILPFRVIPLVREVGRTKLEVKVVIKSNFKPSLLAQKIEVRIPTPLNTSGVQVICMKGKAKYKASENAIVWKIKRMAGMKESQISAEIELLPTNDKKKWARPPISMNFEVPFAPSGLKVRYLKVFEPKLNYSDHDVIKWVRYIGRSGIYETRC comes from the exons ATGATCGGAGGCTTGTTCATCTATAATCACAAAGGAGAGGTTTTAATCTCTCGTGTCTACCGGGATGACATCGG GCGCAATGCCGTGGACGCGTTCCGCGTCAATGTCATCCACGCACGGCAGCAGGTGCGCTCGCCTGTCACCAACATCGCCCGCACAAGTTTCTTCCATGTCAAGCGCTCCAACATCTGGCTGGCTGCTGTCACCAAGCAGAATGTCAACGCTGCCATGGTATTCGAGTTTCTTTACAAGATGTGTGACGTGATGACTGCCTACTTCGGGAAGATCAGTGAGGAGAACATAAAGAACAACTTTGTGCTGATCTACGAGCTGCTGGATG AAATCCTGGACTTTGGCTATCCTCAGAACTCTGAAACAGGGGCCCTGAAGACTTTCATCACTCAGCAAGGCATCAAGAGTCAG CATCAG ACCAAGGAAGAGCAGTCCCAGATCACCAGCCAGGTGACTGGACAGATTGGATGGAGACGTGAAGGAATCAAATACCGTCGCAATGAGCTCTTTCTTGATGTGCTGGAGAGTGTGAATCTCTTAATGTCCCCACAGG GTCAGGTTTTGAGTGCCCATGTCTCTGGCAGAGTGGTGATGAAGAGTTATCTGAGTGGAATGCCAGAGTGCAAGTTTGGCATGAATGACAAGATTGTCATTGAAAAACAGGGCAAAGGGACTGCGGATGAAACGGGGAAAAG TGAATTGGGAAG tGGCAAACAGTCAATTGCCATTGATGACTGCACTTTCCACCAGTGTGTGAGGCTCAGCAAGTTTGATTCTGAGAGGAGCATCAGCTTCATTCCACCAGATGGAGAATTTGAGCTCATGAG ATACCGAACCACGAAGGACATTATCCTTCCCTTCCGTGTGATCCCACTGGTGCGGGAGGTGGGCCGGACTAAGCTGGAAGTGAAGGTGGTGATCAAATCAAATTTCAAACCTTCCTTGCTGGCCCAGAAGATAGAG GTCCGGATCCCAACACCCCTCAATACCAGTGGAGTGCAAGTCATCTGCATGAAAGGGAAGGCAAAGTACAAGGCCAGTGAGAATGCCATTGTTTGGAA GATAAAACGTATGGCTGGAATGAAGGAATCCCAGATCAGTGCGGAGATTGAACTGCTGCCCACCAATGACAAGAAGAAGTGGGCTCGGCCTCCCATCTCCATGAACTTTGAG GTCCCATTTGCACCCTCTGGGCTGAAGGTGCGCTACCTGAAAGTCTTTGAGCCAAAGCTGAACTACAGTGACCACGATGTGATAAAATGGGTGAGGTACATCGGCAGGAGTGGGATCTACGAGACCAGATGCTAG
- the AP2M1 gene encoding AP-2 complex subunit mu isoform X6, producing MIGGLFIYNHKGEVLISRVYRDDIGRNAVDAFRVNVIHARQQVRSPVTNIARTSFFHVKRSNIWLAAVTKQNVNAAMVFEFLYKMCDVMTAYFGKISEENIKNNFVLIYELLDEILDFGYPQNSETGALKTFITQQGIKSQHQTKEEQSQITSQVTGQIGWRREGIKYRRNELFLDVLESVNLLMSPQGQVLSAHVSGRVVMKSYLSGMPECKFGMNDKIVIEKQGKGTADETGKSGKQSIAIDDCTFHQCVRLSKFDSERSISFIPPDGEFELMRYRTTKDIILPFRVIPLVREVGRTKLEVKVVIKSNFKPSLLAQKIEVRIPTPLNTSGVQVICMKGKAKYKASENAIVWKIKRMAGMKESQISAEIELLPTNDKKKWARPPISMNFEVPFAPSGLKVRYLKVFEPKLNYSDHDVIKWVRYIGRSGIYETRC from the exons ATGATCGGAGGCTTGTTCATCTATAATCACAAAGGAGAGGTTTTAATCTCTCGTGTCTACCGGGATGACATCGG GCGCAATGCCGTGGACGCGTTCCGCGTCAATGTCATCCACGCACGGCAGCAGGTGCGCTCGCCTGTCACCAACATCGCCCGCACAAGTTTCTTCCATGTCAAGCGCTCCAACATCTGGCTGGCTGCTGTCACCAAGCAGAATGTCAACGCTGCCATGGTATTCGAGTTTCTTTACAAGATGTGTGACGTGATGACTGCCTACTTCGGGAAGATCAGTGAGGAGAACATAAAGAACAACTTTGTGCTGATCTACGAGCTGCTGGATG AAATCCTGGACTTTGGCTATCCTCAGAACTCTGAAACAGGGGCCCTGAAGACTTTCATCACTCAGCAAGGCATCAAGAGTCAG CATCAG ACCAAGGAAGAGCAGTCCCAGATCACCAGCCAGGTGACTGGACAGATTGGATGGAGACGTGAAGGAATCAAATACCGTCGCAATGAGCTCTTTCTTGATGTGCTGGAGAGTGTGAATCTCTTAATGTCCCCACAGG GTCAGGTTTTGAGTGCCCATGTCTCTGGCAGAGTGGTGATGAAGAGTTATCTGAGTGGAATGCCAGAGTGCAAGTTTGGCATGAATGACAAGATTGTCATTGAAAAACAGGGCAAAGGGACTGCGGATGAAACGGGGAAAAG tGGCAAACAGTCAATTGCCATTGATGACTGCACTTTCCACCAGTGTGTGAGGCTCAGCAAGTTTGATTCTGAGAGGAGCATCAGCTTCATTCCACCAGATGGAGAATTTGAGCTCATGAG ATACCGAACCACGAAGGACATTATCCTTCCCTTCCGTGTGATCCCACTGGTGCGGGAGGTGGGCCGGACTAAGCTGGAAGTGAAGGTGGTGATCAAATCAAATTTCAAACCTTCCTTGCTGGCCCAGAAGATAGAG GTCCGGATCCCAACACCCCTCAATACCAGTGGAGTGCAAGTCATCTGCATGAAAGGGAAGGCAAAGTACAAGGCCAGTGAGAATGCCATTGTTTGGAA GATAAAACGTATGGCTGGAATGAAGGAATCCCAGATCAGTGCGGAGATTGAACTGCTGCCCACCAATGACAAGAAGAAGTGGGCTCGGCCTCCCATCTCCATGAACTTTGAG GTCCCATTTGCACCCTCTGGGCTGAAGGTGCGCTACCTGAAAGTCTTTGAGCCAAAGCTGAACTACAGTGACCACGATGTGATAAAATGGGTGAGGTACATCGGCAGGAGTGGGATCTACGAGACCAGATGCTAG
- the AP2M1 gene encoding AP-2 complex subunit mu isoform X8 translates to MIGGLFIYNHKGEVLISRVYRDDIGRNAVDAFRVNVIHARQQVRSPVTNIARTSFFHVKRSNIWLAAVTKQNVNAAMVFEFLYKMCDVMTAYFGKISEENIKNNFVLIYELLDEILDFGYPQNSETGALKTFITQQGIKSQTKEEQSQITSQVTGQIGWRREGIKYRRNELFLDVLESVNLLMSPQGQVLSAHVSGRVVMKSYLSGMPECKFGMNDKIVIEKQGKGTADETGKSGKQSIAIDDCTFHQCVRLSKFDSERSISFIPPDGEFELMRYRTTKDIILPFRVIPLVREVGRTKLEVKVVIKSNFKPSLLAQKIEVRIPTPLNTSGVQVICMKGKAKYKASENAIVWKIKRMAGMKESQISAEIELLPTNDKKKWARPPISMNFEVPFAPSGLKVRYLKVFEPKLNYSDHDVIKWVRYIGRSGIYETRC, encoded by the exons ATGATCGGAGGCTTGTTCATCTATAATCACAAAGGAGAGGTTTTAATCTCTCGTGTCTACCGGGATGACATCGG GCGCAATGCCGTGGACGCGTTCCGCGTCAATGTCATCCACGCACGGCAGCAGGTGCGCTCGCCTGTCACCAACATCGCCCGCACAAGTTTCTTCCATGTCAAGCGCTCCAACATCTGGCTGGCTGCTGTCACCAAGCAGAATGTCAACGCTGCCATGGTATTCGAGTTTCTTTACAAGATGTGTGACGTGATGACTGCCTACTTCGGGAAGATCAGTGAGGAGAACATAAAGAACAACTTTGTGCTGATCTACGAGCTGCTGGATG AAATCCTGGACTTTGGCTATCCTCAGAACTCTGAAACAGGGGCCCTGAAGACTTTCATCACTCAGCAAGGCATCAAGAGTCAG ACCAAGGAAGAGCAGTCCCAGATCACCAGCCAGGTGACTGGACAGATTGGATGGAGACGTGAAGGAATCAAATACCGTCGCAATGAGCTCTTTCTTGATGTGCTGGAGAGTGTGAATCTCTTAATGTCCCCACAGG GTCAGGTTTTGAGTGCCCATGTCTCTGGCAGAGTGGTGATGAAGAGTTATCTGAGTGGAATGCCAGAGTGCAAGTTTGGCATGAATGACAAGATTGTCATTGAAAAACAGGGCAAAGGGACTGCGGATGAAACGGGGAAAAG tGGCAAACAGTCAATTGCCATTGATGACTGCACTTTCCACCAGTGTGTGAGGCTCAGCAAGTTTGATTCTGAGAGGAGCATCAGCTTCATTCCACCAGATGGAGAATTTGAGCTCATGAG ATACCGAACCACGAAGGACATTATCCTTCCCTTCCGTGTGATCCCACTGGTGCGGGAGGTGGGCCGGACTAAGCTGGAAGTGAAGGTGGTGATCAAATCAAATTTCAAACCTTCCTTGCTGGCCCAGAAGATAGAG GTCCGGATCCCAACACCCCTCAATACCAGTGGAGTGCAAGTCATCTGCATGAAAGGGAAGGCAAAGTACAAGGCCAGTGAGAATGCCATTGTTTGGAA GATAAAACGTATGGCTGGAATGAAGGAATCCCAGATCAGTGCGGAGATTGAACTGCTGCCCACCAATGACAAGAAGAAGTGGGCTCGGCCTCCCATCTCCATGAACTTTGAG GTCCCATTTGCACCCTCTGGGCTGAAGGTGCGCTACCTGAAAGTCTTTGAGCCAAAGCTGAACTACAGTGACCACGATGTGATAAAATGGGTGAGGTACATCGGCAGGAGTGGGATCTACGAGACCAGATGCTAG